Within Micromonospora parathelypteridis, the genomic segment TGGTGTCCTCGGTGGGGCAGACGAAGATCCGGGCGGCGACCTCGAAGCCGGCGCGCCGGTCACTTAGCTCGGCGAGGGCGCGCGGTACGTCGTCGGCGCTGAGCCAGTTGAGGATGACCCCGTCGGCCTCCGCGGCGGCCAGCCGGAGCATCCCCGGGCGCAGGGCGGCGAGCAGGATCGGCGGCGGCACCGCTGGTGGTCGTTCCAGCGTGAACCGGCGCACGGTGAATGTGTCGTAGGCCTCGTCGACGGTCTCGCCGCTCAGCGCGGCGCGCAGAAAGCGCAGCATGTCGCGGGTCCGCCGGAACGGCTCGTCGAACGGCACGGAGTTCCAGTCCTGCACGAGCACCGGGGAGGACGCGCCGATCCCGAGCGAGAACCGGCCCGGCGCGGCCTCGGCCAACGCCGCCGCGCTCATCGCCAGCAGCCCGGGGCCCCGGGTGAAGACCGGCGTGATCGCGGTGCCCAGCCGCAGCCGGGGCTGCCACGCCGCGGCGAGCGCCAGCGGGGTGAACGCGTCGGTCCCGGCGACCTCGGACGACCAGACGTCGGTGAACCCGGCCCGGTCGAGGGCCGCGTATCCGGCGTCATGGTCGGTCAGTGCGAGGCCACCCAGCGGTACCGTCATGCCCCATCGATTCGTCACCGATCGATCGTGCCCGTTGACGGGGCACGCGAGCAAGATCCCCGGACTGGGCAGAATCGCCGGTTTCCGGCCGTCCGCCCCACCGGGGGTGCTACGACTTCGGGGTGGACCGGACCGACGGCGCGGGTCGCTGACCATGGGTTCCAGGGCAGCGGGACGCCTGGAGCCGTTCGCCGCGTCGTCCCCTCCCGGCCGGGCCACCTTCCTGGAACTCTTCTTCGACCTGGTCTTCGTCTTCGCGCTCACCCGGATCTCGGCGCGCGCGTTCGAGGAGCTGACCCACGAAGGCGCCATGGGGCAGGTCGGGGCCGCCATCACCAGCAGCGGCAAGACTCTGCTGCTGTTGCTGGCGCTCTGGGCGGTCTGGCAGGGCACCGCGTGGACGACCAGCCGCTACGACCCGCACCGGCTGGCGTTGCAGGCCGTGGTGATCATCGCGCTGGTGGGCAGCATGCTGATGGGAGTGGCGATCCCCCGAGCGTT encodes:
- a CDS encoding LLM class F420-dependent oxidoreductase, translated to MTVPLGGLALTDHDAGYAALDRAGFTDVWSSEVAGTDAFTPLALAAAWQPRLRLGTAITPVFTRGPGLLAMSAAALAEAAPGRFSLGIGASSPVLVQDWNSVPFDEPFRRTRDMLRFLRAALSGETVDEAYDTFTVRRFTLERPPAVPPPILLAALRPGMLRLAAAEADGVILNWLSADDVPRALAELSDRRAGFEVAARIFVCPTEDTTYARALGRRLITSYLTVPAYAEFHRWLGRDKVLAPMWEAWAAGDRRGASAAVPDDVVDALVLHGSPERCRAEVRRYADAGVDVPVLALLPTPEVTAGGATALLTLIAQLGVDPAGASA